A single window of Leptolyngbya ohadii IS1 DNA harbors:
- a CDS encoding amino acid ABC transporter substrate-binding protein, producing the protein MRKWGSLFLAATLTVATLSACAGTTNTATTSTSGGGTASPAATTGTSRIDTIRQRGKLLCGVEGTIPGFSFVGSDGQYSGLDVDVCRAVAAAIFDTSENIDDKIEYRNLDSTARFPALASGEVDMLSRNTTWTVSRSAIGGNNFSFGPTTFYDGQGMLVRTSLNADSLEDLAGKSICVETGTTTELNLADQMRKAGVQYNEVKFQDSDGVYSALAEGRCDAATSDRSQLAARRTKLPTPADYELMEVVMSKEPLGPVTINNDAAFSTIMDWVTYGLFQAEEFGINQSNVDQILSSTQDPSVKRFLGAEGDLGKQLGVANDFMVKVIKTVGNYGEIYERNVGTGSELKLDRGQNKLWTEGGLIYSPPFR; encoded by the coding sequence ATGCGGAAGTGGGGTTCTCTTTTCCTGGCTGCAACCCTGACAGTAGCAACGCTGAGTGCCTGCGCGGGCACAACCAATACAGCTACGACATCGACCAGTGGAGGCGGAACGGCTTCTCCAGCAGCGACAACAGGAACCAGCCGTATCGATACCATTCGGCAGCGGGGTAAGTTGCTCTGCGGCGTTGAAGGCACCATCCCCGGCTTCAGTTTCGTGGGTTCCGACGGTCAATACTCCGGATTGGATGTGGATGTCTGCCGTGCCGTTGCCGCAGCTATTTTCGATACTTCGGAAAACATTGACGACAAGATCGAGTACCGCAACCTTGACTCTACCGCTCGTTTCCCGGCTCTCGCCAGTGGTGAAGTGGATATGCTCTCACGGAACACCACCTGGACGGTTAGCCGCAGTGCGATCGGCGGCAATAACTTCTCCTTTGGTCCTACCACCTTTTACGACGGTCAGGGAATGCTGGTGAGAACCAGCCTGAACGCCGACAGCCTTGAGGATCTGGCAGGAAAGTCGATCTGTGTGGAAACCGGAACCACCACCGAGCTGAACCTGGCAGACCAGATGCGGAAAGCGGGCGTACAGTACAACGAGGTTAAGTTCCAAGATTCCGACGGTGTCTATTCCGCTCTGGCAGAAGGGCGCTGTGACGCGGCAACCTCTGATCGATCGCAGTTGGCTGCTCGTCGTACCAAGTTACCCACTCCGGCAGACTATGAGTTGATGGAAGTCGTGATGTCGAAGGAGCCGCTGGGTCCAGTGACAATCAATAACGACGCTGCCTTCTCAACCATCATGGATTGGGTCACTTACGGACTGTTCCAGGCAGAGGAATTCGGTATTAATCAGTCTAATGTGGATCAAATTCTCAGTTCCACTCAAGATCCGTCTGTGAAGCGTTTCCTGGGAGCAGAGGGTGATCTGGGTAAGCAGCTCGGCGTTGCCAACGACTTCATGGTGAAGGTGATTAAGACCGTGGGTAACTACGGCGAAATCTACGAGCGCAACGTGGGAACAGGCTCGGAACTGAAGCTAGATCGCGGTCAGAACAAACTCTGGACAGAGGGTGGACTCATCTACTCGCCGCCGTTCCGCTAA
- the ftsH gene encoding ATP-dependent zinc metalloprotease FtsH, with translation MRKAGQQANIVPSSKHGKKLRQGSWMTGAATAVWLMLQTTIGGVPALAQSSTPSRDALSYSDLVRKVEAGEVSKIEIDPARNVAEVQLKQPYQGSTSQEVTLFTGDNPELVEAARSNNVELDVQPSADSRTIAWLVTHGLLAFVLIAALLMFLRRTSNASGQAMNFGKSRARFQMEAKTGVMFDDVAGIEEAKEELQEVVTFLKKPERFTAVGAKIPKGVLLVGPPGTGKTLLAKAIAGEAGVPFFSISGSEFVEMFVGVGASRVRDLFKKAKENAPCIIFIDEIDAVGRQRGAGIGGGNDEREQTLNQLLTEMDGFEGNTGIIIIAATNRPDVLDSALLRPGRFDRQVSVDLPSYKGRLGILEVHARNKKLDSDVSLEAIARRTPGFSGAELANMLNEAAILTARRRKDAITLLEIDDAIDRVTTGMTLAPLLDSKKKRLIAYHEAGHALLMTLLKNSDPLNKVTIIPRSGGIGGFAQQTFNEEMIDSGLYTRSWLLDRITIALGGRAAEQEVFGDAEITVGASNDIQVVANLAREMVTRYGMSDLGPFALESHSQEVFLGRDLMSRSEYSDEVATRVDHQVREIAMRCYSEACRILRDHRELLDRIVDMLLEQETIDGEQFRKLVSEYVELPEKQLTTATSA, from the coding sequence ATGAGAAAGGCTGGGCAACAGGCAAATATTGTTCCATCTTCTAAGCACGGCAAGAAACTGCGGCAGGGCTCCTGGATGACCGGGGCAGCAACCGCAGTCTGGCTGATGCTACAAACGACGATTGGCGGCGTACCCGCTTTAGCACAGTCCTCCACTCCCTCCAGGGATGCCCTGAGCTATAGCGATTTGGTTCGCAAGGTGGAAGCAGGCGAAGTCAGCAAAATTGAAATTGACCCGGCTCGTAATGTGGCGGAGGTTCAGCTCAAGCAGCCCTATCAGGGCAGTACAAGTCAGGAAGTCACCCTGTTCACAGGCGATAATCCTGAACTGGTGGAAGCCGCCCGCAGCAATAATGTGGAGCTAGATGTCCAGCCTTCTGCCGATAGTCGGACGATCGCCTGGCTCGTAACCCATGGTCTGCTGGCGTTTGTACTCATTGCTGCCCTGCTAATGTTCCTGCGCCGAACCAGCAATGCCTCCGGTCAGGCAATGAACTTTGGCAAGTCCAGAGCACGATTCCAGATGGAAGCCAAAACGGGCGTCATGTTTGACGATGTGGCAGGCATTGAAGAAGCAAAAGAAGAACTTCAGGAAGTCGTCACCTTCCTCAAGAAACCCGAGCGCTTTACCGCAGTTGGCGCAAAAATTCCCAAAGGCGTGCTGCTGGTGGGTCCTCCCGGAACGGGTAAAACCCTGCTGGCAAAGGCGATCGCCGGTGAGGCAGGCGTACCCTTCTTCAGCATCTCCGGCTCTGAATTCGTGGAGATGTTCGTGGGTGTGGGTGCGTCGCGGGTGCGCGACCTGTTCAAGAAGGCAAAGGAAAACGCGCCCTGTATCATCTTTATCGATGAAATTGATGCCGTGGGTCGTCAGCGGGGAGCAGGCATTGGCGGTGGCAACGACGAACGGGAACAAACCCTGAACCAGTTGCTCACCGAGATGGACGGCTTCGAGGGCAATACAGGCATCATCATCATCGCGGCAACGAACAGACCGGATGTGCTGGACTCCGCGCTGCTGCGTCCCGGTCGCTTCGATCGCCAGGTAAGCGTCGATCTGCCCAGCTACAAAGGTCGCCTTGGCATCCTGGAAGTCCACGCCCGCAACAAAAAGCTTGACTCGGATGTTTCCCTGGAAGCGATCGCCCGCCGGACGCCCGGTTTTTCTGGCGCAGAACTGGCAAATATGCTGAACGAAGCCGCAATCTTGACGGCAAGACGGCGCAAGGATGCAATCACGCTGCTGGAAATCGACGACGCGATCGATCGGGTAACGACGGGAATGACGCTAGCTCCTTTGCTAGACAGCAAGAAAAAGCGGCTGATTGCCTACCATGAAGCGGGACACGCCCTGCTCATGACGCTGCTAAAGAACTCCGATCCGCTCAACAAGGTGACGATTATTCCCCGCTCGGGTGGCATTGGCGGTTTTGCCCAGCAGACCTTTAACGAGGAAATGATCGACAGCGGCTTATACACCCGCTCCTGGTTGCTTGACCGAATTACGATCGCGCTGGGGGGACGGGCAGCTGAGCAGGAAGTGTTTGGCGACGCGGAAATTACAGTTGGAGCCAGCAACGATATTCAGGTCGTGGCAAACCTGGCACGGGAAATGGTGACACGCTACGGCATGTCTGACCTCGGACCCTTTGCGCTGGAAAGCCATAGTCAGGAGGTCTTCCTGGGACGGGATCTGATGTCGCGATCGGAATATTCAGACGAAGTGGCAACCCGTGTCGATCATCAGGTGCGGGAGATCGCGATGCGCTGCTATTCCGAAGCCTGTCGGATTCTGCGCGACCACCGGGAATTGCTCGATCGGATTGTAGATATGCTCCTGGAGCAGGAAACGATCGACGGGGAGCAGTTCCGCAAACTCGTGTCGGAATACGTGGAACTTCCCGAAAAGCAGCTAACTACGGCTACCTCTGCCTAA
- a CDS encoding HEAT repeat domain-containing protein — translation MQKYSAPGSTQNSARTSPTSMPEPSAVTPQAVSTRENSAEENESSRQAIDSSLSASSPNETIRKDRSSESADPQAEALERAASTLIAESAPAPEASGVDSIAEAEISEFAEQDIALPEPESAPVQEISAPIAQEASPEPPAAIANPDLTAPAIPESAASMSEESSEATPSTPMPIGSPMMINPDADLILAASVSVTDLVNPESSASVEIPDLIPTDPAISEVLNANSEQNRTHHPSVLEEIAQLRPMADTASSESSDDRTRRFMHALLTGDGTVRVAAVYELGEIAAQGSSNSEQIIQQLQQLTQDEDPDVRLQAIAALAKVQR, via the coding sequence ATGCAAAAGTATTCCGCGCCAGGCTCGACCCAGAATTCTGCCCGAACCAGTCCTACCTCCATGCCGGAACCCTCTGCGGTGACACCTCAAGCGGTTTCGACTAGAGAAAATTCAGCTGAGGAAAATGAGTCCTCCAGGCAGGCGATCGATTCTTCCCTGAGCGCTTCTTCCCCCAATGAAACAATCCGCAAAGACCGTTCCTCGGAGTCTGCCGATCCGCAGGCTGAGGCGCTAGAGAGGGCAGCTTCCACTCTCATTGCCGAGTCCGCCCCTGCTCCAGAAGCCTCTGGCGTTGATTCGATCGCGGAAGCGGAAATCTCCGAATTTGCTGAGCAGGACATCGCCCTACCAGAACCAGAATCCGCCCCCGTTCAGGAAATCTCTGCGCCAATCGCCCAGGAAGCCAGTCCCGAACCCCCTGCGGCAATTGCAAACCCTGACCTGACTGCCCCCGCAATTCCTGAGTCAGCCGCTTCGATGTCCGAAGAGTCGTCTGAAGCTACCCCATCGACCCCAATGCCGATCGGCTCCCCCATGATGATCAATCCCGATGCGGATCTGATCCTGGCTGCCTCCGTGTCCGTTACCGATCTTGTCAATCCGGAATCGTCTGCATCCGTCGAAATTCCCGATCTGATTCCCACCGATCCTGCCATTAGCGAAGTCCTCAACGCGAACTCAGAGCAGAATCGAACGCATCACCCCTCCGTTCTGGAAGAAATCGCCCAGCTCCGACCGATGGCAGACACAGCGAGCAGTGAGTCTTCCGACGATCGTACCCGTCGATTTATGCACGCTCTTCTCACCGGAGATGGCACCGTTCGCGTGGCAGCCGTTTACGAACTTGGAGAAATTGCCGCCCAGGGCAGCAGCAACTCGGAACAAATTATCCAACAGCTACAACAGTTAACCCAGGACGAAGACCCGGATGTGCGTTTGCAGGCGATCGCGGCGCTGGCGAAGGTGCAGCGTTAG
- a CDS encoding 2,3-bisphosphoglycerate-dependent phosphoglycerate mutase has product MPDLILIRHGQSLWNAANKFTGWVDVPLSEQGRAEAMVAATKLRNFRVDVCFTSLLFRAMETAVICLTECSEICGGKTPIFKHGDDDPNWHGWDHYDGEPVQELPIFTTFQLDERYYGKLQGLNKQETAEKFGADQVQLWRRSFSVRPPGGESLEDTMHRTMPFFHDRILAHLKAGDNVLVAAHGNSLRSIIMELDHLTPEEVPLLELATGVPIIYRIDTAGKVLQKVILN; this is encoded by the coding sequence ATGCCCGATCTGATTCTGATTCGTCACGGACAAAGCTTGTGGAACGCTGCGAACAAATTTACGGGCTGGGTGGATGTACCGCTGAGCGAACAGGGACGGGCAGAAGCCATGGTGGCGGCAACAAAGCTGCGAAACTTCCGCGTTGATGTCTGCTTTACCAGCCTGCTGTTCCGGGCAATGGAAACGGCGGTCATTTGCTTAACGGAGTGCAGCGAGATCTGCGGCGGCAAAACGCCCATCTTCAAACATGGCGACGACGACCCCAACTGGCACGGCTGGGATCACTACGACGGCGAACCCGTCCAGGAATTGCCCATCTTCACTACATTTCAGCTTGACGAACGCTACTACGGCAAACTTCAGGGCTTAAACAAACAGGAAACCGCCGAAAAATTTGGCGCAGATCAGGTGCAACTCTGGCGACGATCGTTCTCTGTGCGTCCTCCGGGCGGCGAAAGTCTGGAAGATACAATGCACCGCACCATGCCCTTCTTCCACGATCGCATCCTGGCACACCTGAAGGCAGGCGACAATGTGTTAGTAGCAGCCCACGGAAATTCTCTGCGATCGATCATAATGGAGCTGGATCACCTGACACCGGAAGAGGTGCCCCTGCTGGAACTCGCGACGGGTGTGCCGATTATTTATCGCATAGATACCGCTGGGAAAGTGCTTCAGAAAGTGATTTTGAATTAA
- a CDS encoding serine/threonine protein kinase produces the protein MRLKARAAFMGESVFENGFQIGQILQVTQDLQQNRYRLVEPLKINGLRQTWRSINLTNQQFCVIKLLAFHGALQWQDYEQFEQEIKVLRCLKSDRIPRYLSHFSLQIAGIHWVAFVQEEIPGRSLQALLNDYERFSEAEIRQIAIELLQILIDLHEQYPPILHRNINPSKVILTSDRSVYLVDFGAAGTPKIGVAASHPDIHATCINSSVPGTDGYVAPEQIYGQALPASDLYAVGTTLVYLLTGICPADLLEDSQNPQLQQLVGIDDRFLKWLSKMLEPDVNLRFQAARQAFTALLSDECLMLLDNQSKDQLDDQSKKSLIQFTPGTSQTAVSASFNHNPDVQVRSSPLLARDISQRIKVSTLSDRLQINIGRRGVRLADVLWLGAGALTGSVSVMMLFSHVHPALSVLCWLDSLPLFGIGLISALGEAVMTIDSSPAFPTTPAIEAANASQQNPASFSVQWKCLGIPYRRIRSLGAIVSIQSSLPAEGNSSAASGITIQTENRQYSIGQFSPPLSQGEAEWIADWVDGWMGEG, from the coding sequence GTGCGGCTTAAAGCGCGGGCAGCTTTTATGGGTGAAAGCGTGTTTGAGAACGGATTTCAAATCGGTCAAATCCTCCAGGTTACACAGGACTTGCAGCAAAATCGCTATCGATTAGTCGAGCCGCTAAAGATCAACGGTTTGAGGCAAACCTGGCGATCGATTAATCTGACAAATCAACAATTCTGTGTAATCAAGCTGCTGGCATTTCATGGGGCGCTGCAATGGCAGGACTACGAGCAGTTTGAGCAAGAAATCAAGGTTCTCAGATGCCTGAAAAGCGATCGAATTCCTCGCTATCTCTCCCATTTTTCGCTGCAAATTGCAGGAATTCACTGGGTTGCCTTTGTTCAAGAAGAAATTCCTGGTCGATCGCTACAAGCGTTGTTGAATGATTACGAGCGATTTAGCGAAGCCGAAATTCGTCAGATTGCGATCGAACTGCTGCAAATCCTGATTGATCTGCACGAACAGTATCCGCCGATTCTGCACCGGAATATCAACCCCAGCAAGGTAATTCTCACATCCGATCGATCGGTCTATCTGGTTGATTTTGGCGCAGCCGGAACTCCCAAAATCGGAGTTGCAGCGAGTCATCCTGATATCCATGCAACTTGTATCAATTCCAGTGTGCCGGGAACCGATGGCTATGTCGCACCGGAGCAGATTTACGGACAGGCGTTACCCGCTTCCGATCTCTATGCGGTGGGTACAACGTTGGTGTATTTGTTAACCGGAATTTGTCCTGCGGATCTGCTAGAAGATTCCCAAAATCCTCAACTTCAGCAGCTTGTTGGCATTGACGATCGCTTCTTAAAATGGCTCTCTAAAATGCTAGAGCCTGATGTAAATTTACGATTTCAGGCAGCTCGTCAGGCATTCACTGCTTTATTGTCAGACGAATGCTTGATGCTGTTAGACAATCAATCAAAAGATCAATTAGATGATCAATCAAAAAAAAGTCTAATCCAATTCACTCCAGGAACTTCGCAAACCGCAGTTTCAGCATCCTTTAACCATAACCCTGATGTGCAAGTCAGAAGCTCGCCGTTACTAGCCAGGGACATTTCGCAGCGTATCAAAGTTTCTACCCTTTCCGATCGCCTTCAAATCAACATTGGCAGACGGGGAGTTCGGTTGGCAGACGTGCTATGGCTGGGGGCAGGGGCACTAACGGGCAGCGTTTCGGTGATGATGCTATTTTCTCACGTTCATCCGGCTCTCAGCGTGCTGTGCTGGCTTGATAGTTTGCCGCTGTTTGGCATTGGTCTAATTTCGGCGCTAGGTGAGGCAGTCATGACGATCGATTCCAGTCCTGCTTTTCCGACAACCCCTGCGATCGAAGCTGCAAACGCCAGCCAGCAAAACCCCGCTTCCTTTTCAGTTCAATGGAAGTGTTTAGGTATCCCCTATCGCAGGATTCGTTCATTGGGGGCGATCGTGTCTATCCAGAGCAGTCTTCCGGCTGAGGGCAACAGTTCTGCCGCATCGGGTATCACGATTCAAACCGAGAATAGGCAGTACAGTATTGGGCAATTTTCGCCGCCATTGAGTCAGGGAGAGGCAGAGTGGATTGCGGATTGGGTAGATGGGTGGATGGGTGAAGGGTGA